In Tessaracoccus sp. MC1865, the DNA window GGAGACGGCCCGCATCGTTCGGCCCGAGGCTGAGCTTGTCGTCGACCCACGGTTGATGGAGATCAACGTGGGCTCGTGGGCAGGCCTCACCTGGGGTGAGGTGCACGCGCTGATGCCGGACTATGAGGCCAAGTACGCCGACGGCGTCGACTTCCGGCGCTCGCCCGAGGGCGAGACGCTCGCAGAGGTGGTGGAGCGCGGCAGGCCGGCGCTGCTGGAGATCGCGGAGAGACACGACGGCGGCACCGCGCTGATCGTCTCCCACGGGCTGTTCCTCAACCGAGTGCTGCACTCGCTGCTGGGCCTCGAGGGCCGGGTGCTCGGCAGCCTCGCCAACGCGCACCACTCCGAAGTGGGTCACGCGCACGGCGCCTGGCGCCTGCTGGCCCACAACGTCGGCTGATCGAACAGCAGAGCACCCACGCCCGGGTGGGCGTGGGTGCTCTGCAGTTGCGGGTCAGACGCGCGGTTGGCGCTCAATCCACTGGGCCAACTCGACGCGCGGCCCGGTGAAGAACGGGGTCTCCTCCCGCACGTGGAGGCGGGCCTCGACGCCGCGCTGGTGGCGCATCGCGTCGGTGAGCCGGTGCAGTTCGTCCGCCTCGAAGGCGAGGATCCACTCGTAGTCGCCCAAGGCGAAAGCAGACAACGTCGAGGCGACGACGTCGGGGTATTCACGGCCGGCGATGCCGTGCTCCATGAGCATCTTGGAGCGGTGTTCTTCGTCGAGGTAGTACCAGTCGAAGCTGCGCACGAAGGGGTAGACGGTCAGCCAGGGGCGCGGGGCGAAGCCGGCGAAGCAGCTGGGCACGTGGGCGCGGTTGAACTCGGACGGGCGGTGCACCGCCACCACGGACCACACGGGGGAGAGGTAGTCGCCCAGCGCGCTGCGGCGCAGCGCGTGGTAGGCGGCCTGCAGCTTCTGGGGGTCGTCGGAGAGGGTCCAGACCATCAGGTCGGCGTCGGCGCGGAAGCCGGCGACGTCGTAGAACCCGCGCACGGTGACGCCCAGGTCTGCCATCTTCTGCTCAACCGACGTGAGGTCCACGTCGAGAGGCAGTGGAGCGGCCAGCTCGAACACCGAATACATGGCGTAGAGCGACTGCTGGTTGATGGCCTCGAGGTCGACATCGGTCTGGTCGCGTTCGTCGCGACCGGGGTGCTTGCTCATCTCAGGTGCCTTCCTCAGGTGGTTGCTGGACGGGGCAGGCAGCACCGTCCCG includes these proteins:
- a CDS encoding histidine phosphatase family protein, producing MRIAHATRLVLLRHGETDHNAQGRFQGHADIPVNDTGRRQAEAARDRLVPFHFDAVYTSPLVRAAETARIVRPEAELVVDPRLMEINVGSWAGLTWGEVHALMPDYEAKYADGVDFRRSPEGETLAEVVERGRPALLEIAERHDGGTALIVSHGLFLNRVLHSLLGLEGRVLGSLANAHHSEVGHAHGAWRLLAHNVG
- the hemQ gene encoding hydrogen peroxide-dependent heme synthase; this encodes MSKHPGRDERDQTDVDLEAINQQSLYAMYSVFELAAPLPLDVDLTSVEQKMADLGVTVRGFYDVAGFRADADLMVWTLSDDPQKLQAAYHALRRSALGDYLSPVWSVVAVHRPSEFNRAHVPSCFAGFAPRPWLTVYPFVRSFDWYYLDEEHRSKMLMEHGIAGREYPDVVASTLSAFALGDYEWILAFEADELHRLTDAMRHQRGVEARLHVREETPFFTGPRVELAQWIERQPRV